GGCGAGACGCCGAACCGTGGTGGACACCAGGCCGGCATCAACACCTCTGGCCCGGCCCATTTCCTCGAGGACCAGGAGCGAACCGGTGGGGCCCCACACAGCGGCATCCTCCACCACCTCCACTTCGGGCCCGGTGAGTGCATCCATCCGCGCCGACAAGAGGCCCCGCAACGTGTCGGGCAGTTCGGGTATGGACCGCAGGCCCTCGAGCCGCTCGCCTGAGCCGTCAGCGGCGCTTTCACGGCCGTCGTCCTGACGGCGAACAAACCTGACGAGTTCTTCGAGAAACAACGGATTACCGCCGCTGCGCTCCAAAAACTCGGCGGCCACGTCTTCGGTCAACTCCCGGTCACGGGTCAGCCGACGCAGCAGCAGTTGGGCGTCGTCAGCCCCGAGCGGGTCGAGGTTCATCATCAGCAGGTCATGACGCCCGGCGCGGGGAGACCAGCGGCGGGCCAACGACCGGCGGGCGGTCGCCAACACCACCAGCGGATGGGCGGCCAGCCGCTCCACCATCTCGTCGATCAGCGCCAGTACCGAATCGTCGCCCCAGTGCAGGTCGGTCAACCGCACCACGATGGGGCCACGACGGATCGAGGCCGACATGTAGCTGACCAGGGCCCTGGTGGCCTCCACCCGCGCCCGGCCCGGGTCGGTGCCGCGCAGCGGGCTGTCGTGACCGAGCAGGTGCAACAGGCCGTTGACCACGCCGTCGAGGTCGTTGCCGTCCACCACCGGGTCGAGCAGGTCGTTCACCGACGCGACCGTCGCTTGTCGGGTCTCGTCCTCGTCAGCATCCTCGGAAAGGGACAATCCCTGCCGCAGCACCTCGGCGATCGCCGAGAACTGATTGGCCTCGCCATACGGGATAAACCGACCGGTGAAGACCCGCGCCCCGTTCAGCCCGGCGGCCCGATGGGCCAGTTCGTCGGCCAGGCGGCTCTTGCCCACCCCGGCGTCCCCGCTGAGCAGCATCACCAGCGCCCGGCTTCGGTCGATCGAGCCGGTCAGGGCATCGCCCAGCAGTGAAATCTCGGAGTGTCGACCCACAAGGGGCACCCGGGGAGACCACGGGCGCTCGCCTGGCCGGGCGATGGGTTCCAGCGCACGGTGCGCCTCAACCGGTTGATCCCGGCCACGAACCACCAACCTCCCCCGGGATTCGTAGGCAATCGTGTCCTCGGTGACCAGACGGGTGGGTTCGCCCACCAGCACCGAACCGGGGTCGGCCGAGGTCTGGAGCCGAGACGCCAGGTTCACCACGTCGCCCATGGCCGTGTAGTCGCCACCCGCGCGTAATGCCCCCACCAGCACCTCGCCGGTGTTGACGCCCACCCTCATGCGCACCTCCACCCCGGTCTCGGCTGCGAAGTCGGCGAGGCTCTCCTGCATACGCAGGGCCGCCCGCACTGCCCGCTCCGCATCGTCCTCGTGTGCCAGGGGCGCACCAAAGAGCGCCACGATGGCGTCGCCGACGATTTTGTCGACCCTTCCACCGAAGCTGACCACGTCCTGCACCAACCGCTCGAAGGCACCGTCCACCAGGTGCTTCACCTGCTCCGGGTCGAGCCGTTCGGACAGGCCCGTAAACCCCACCAGGTCGGCGAACAGCACGCTGACCACGCGTCGCTCCTCGGTCGGGACGCCCAGGGGCATCCCGCAGGTCCCACAGAACCGCGAGCCGGGTGGAACCTCGGCTCCACAGGACGGACACTTCACCCTTGAGAGACTACGTGCGCCCAGGCCGGATCACTGCCCCCCGACGTGAGCGAAGCCGCTCAGCCGGTAGCGTGGGGAGATGAGTGAATTTCCTGTACCTCCGACCGGATCAACCCCCTATTCGTCCTCGGTGCCCGGTGGTTCAGGCGTGGCGACTGATGCACCGGCGGCCCACTCGGTCGGCGCCACGAAGGCCTACGGAGCGGGCGACACCCAGGTGCTGGCACTCAACGACGTGACCGTCGCATTTCCGTCGGCCCGCTTCACCGCCATCATGGGGCCCTCCGGTTCGGGCAAATCCACCCTGATGCACTGCATGGCCGGGCTCGACACCCTGACGGCCGGCCAGGTGTTCATCGGCGACACCGATCTGTCGACACTGTCCGACAAGGAACGCACCCTGCTGCGGCGCGAGCAGGTGGGGTTCGTGTTTCAGGCATTCAACCTGATCCCCACGTTGACCGCGTCGGAGAACATCACCCTGCCACTCGACCTGGGCGGCACCAAGCCGGATCAGGGCTGGCTGGACACCGTCATCGGCACCGTTGGATTGACCGACCGGCTGTCGCACCGTCCCAGCGAACTGTCAGGCGGCCAGCAACAGCGGGTGGCGGTGGCCCGGGCGATGGCCACCCGTCCCCAGATCATCTTTGCCGACGAGCCCACCGGCAACCTCGACTCCACCTCTGGTGCCGAGGTACTCAGCTTCATGCGTTCGGCCGTCGACGACTACGGCCAGACGGTTGTGATGGTCACCCATGACCCGGTGGCGGCCAGCTATGCCCACCAGGTGATCTTCCTGGTCGACGGCCGCGTGGTCGGTGACCTGCAACAGCCCACCGCCGAATCGGTACTCGACCGTATGAAGGGCTTGGGCAACTGAGCAGGACGGACGTCGGCAGCCCCACCCCATGATCCGCATTGCGCTGACCGGGCTGCGGGGCCACCGAACCAGGCTGGCGCTGTCCGCGCTGGCAGTCGTGCTCGGTGTCGCCTTTCTGTCCGGCATCCAACTGCTGGGCAACACCCTGACCGAGACGGCGACCGGCCTGATCTCCTCGACCCTCGAGGGCACCGATGCAGTGGTGCGCTCCACGTCGGTGCAGACCTCCGCTTTTGCCGAGGTGCGCCAAACGGTGCCCGCCGACCTGGTCGATGACGTTGACGACGTCGACGGGGTGGCCGGGGTCGCAGGGGTGGTGCAGGGGTTCGGTCGGGTGATCGGCCCCGGCGGCGAACCAATCGACTCGGGATTGGTCCCCACGCTCGTCACCAACTGGATTGCCGACCCCCAACTGGCCCAGGGCGCGTTGGTGGTGGGTCGCCCCCCCAAGAAGCCCACCGAGATCGTGTTGGACCCGCGGACCGCCGCCGACGAACACATTCGGGTTGGGGACACCATGTCGCTCCAGGGTGCCGTCGGCCTGCGCAGCTACCAGGTGGTGGGCATCGGCGGGCTGGGCCCGACCGGCGAGGACAACATCGGCGCCCGGGTGGTGTTTCTCTCCTCCGAGCAGGCAATGGAGTTCACCGGTGCCGACGGCCAGTTCGCGTTCGTGACCCTGCGGGCCGCCCCCGGCGTCGGCCAGCAGGGGTTGGCCGACCGCGTGAACGATTCACTGCCACCCGGATACGAGGCGGTCACCGGCGAGCGTTACGTGGCCGATACCCAAAAACAGGCCGGCGGCGCGTTGGGACTGCTGACCCAATTGGTGTCGGTTTTTGGCTACGTGGGGCTGTTCGTCGGGGGCATCATCATCGCGAACACCTTCTCGATCCTGATCACCCAGCGCACGAGGGAGTTGGCGTTGATGCGTGCCTGCGGTGCGAGCCGCGCCCAGGTGCTCGGCTCGATCATGATCGAGGCGACGCTCGTGGGTGTGCTCGGATCGATCGTCGGACTGGGCATTGGCGTGGTGGGGGTCATCGGCCTGTTACAACTGGTGGGGAACCTGATCACGTTGCCCACCACGGTGCCAACGCTGACGCCCTTGGTGGTATTCGGCAGCCTGATCGTGGGCGTGGCGACCACAGTGGCGGCTTCGATGGTGCCGGGCTGGCGGGCCACCCGCATCTCCCCGGTGGCTGCACTCGGCGAGGTGGCGGAGGACCGGGGACGCGGTTCTGTTACCCGTCGGTTGCTGGGCATGGTGATGGCGCTGGGGGGCCTGGCCGCCGGGTCGCTGGCGCTGTTCGCCATCGACGCCAACGCCAGGCTGACCCTCGTTGCGGGCGATCCAGCGGCGGGCACCGCTGCCACAGCGGTCAACCTGCGCACCGTGGTGTTCTCAGTCAGCGCTGCGATCACCCTGCTGTCGTTCCTCGTAGTGGGGCCGGTGGTGGTCGGGCCGGTCGGTCGGATCATCGGCTGGCCCCTTCGGTTGGGCGGGGGTCCGGTGGGACACATCGCCGGCGAAAACGCACGCCGCAATCCCAGCCGTACCACCGCCACGGCGGCGGCGCTGACCATCGGCGTGGCCATCGCCACCACACTGGCGGTGTTCGTCGCCTCGCTGGTCGGCAGCGTCAAGGCCGGCTTCTCAGATCAGTTGCGCGGCCAGATCGTGGTGTCATCCGGCCTGGGCGGCGCCACCTCCGGCGGGCTCCCCGAGGGCGTGATGGGTGACGTGGCCGCCACCAGCGGCGTGGACACCCTGGCCCGAGTGCGATTCATTCCTGCCACGGTCACCGGAGTCGACGGCAACCCCACCGGGGGCGGATCGGTCTCGGGCGTCGACCCCAAGCCGTTCTTCTCGCTGGTCAAGGTGCCGCTCATCGGCGGGACCGCGGCTTCGCTGACGCCGGGCACGGTCGCCGTTGACGCGGACACCGCTCGTGCCAACGCATGGGCGGTCGGCGACAGCATCAGCGTGTTCTACCCCCAGGTTGGGGCGGTTGAGTACCCCATCTCCCTGTTGTTCGAGGGCCCCATCGGCACAGCGAGCTTCCTGATGCCCATGGAGAACCTCGATGACGTGACCGCCGTGGCCTTCCGCCAGGACGCGCTCTACTACATCTCGGTCACGCCGGGCTCCGACCCGACCGTGGTCGCCGACCGGATCGACGGCGAGCTGAGACGGGTTGCACCCGCCGCCAAGGCGCAACTGGTCCCGCAGTGGCTCGACGACACGGTGGCCACGTTCAACCTGGCTCTCAACCTGGTGTACGTGATGCTGGGGTTCACCGTGCTGCTGTCGTTGTTCGGCATCGTCAACACGCTGTACCTCTCGATTTACGAGCGCACCCGCGAGCTGGGACTGCTGCGATCTGTGGGGGCCACGCGCGTCCAGGTCCGTCGCCTGGTGTTGGCCGAGTCGGTGATCATGGCCTCCATCGGCACGTCGGTGGGTATCACCCTGGGCGTGTGGTTTGGTGCGGGTCTGTTCACCGTGCTGTCGGGCAACATCGCGGCAGCCACCATCCACGTGCCGTGGGTGCAGTTGGTGGTGCTGGGTCTGGGTGGGGCCATCGCCGGCATGGCGGCCGGCTGGTGGCCAGCCGGGCGGGCCGCCCGTCGGCCCATCCTCTCGGCAATCGGATACGAGTAGCCACCGCGGGCGCGAGCCACCCCGACCCCGCCGGTGGGCGCAGCCTGGTAGACCGCTGGGCATGATCGACCCCAAGAACGTTCCAGCCGAGGTACTCGGGTTTCTCGTTGAGCGTCACCTGGCCACGCTCACCACGCTGCTTCCCGACGGATCGCTCCATTCGGTTGCGGTCGGCTTCACCTGGGACGACGCTGCGGGACTGGCTCGCGTCATCACGTTCGCCCCCTCACGCAAGGCCCGCAACCTGGTCGACGGCGGCCGAGCGTCGGTGTGTCAGGTGGACGGCGGTCGGTTCCTGTCGCTGGAGGGCCCCGCTGTGGTGACCTCGGAGCCCGACCGGGTGGCCGAAGGGGTCAATCGCTACGCAGAGCGTTATCGCCAACCCAAGGAACGGGACGACCGGGTGGTCATCGAGATCGCGGTCGAGAACATCAGGGGCCGGGCCTGACCGTGGTGGGTCCGAGCAACCCCCACCACCCCTGAACTTGGGGCGTGATGGAACGGCGGTGATTACGCGATCGCGACGCCGATCCTGGCCAGCGTCGCCACGGTCCGCTCGCCGTCGGACTCCACGACAGGGGCGCTGGCGGCGCGCACCAGGGTGGTGGTGAAGCCCAGCGAGTGGGCATCGAGCGCGGTGGCTTTCACGCACACGTCCAGCGCCAGTCCAACGACGACCACCCGCTCGATGTGTCGCTCCTCCAGCAGATCGGCCAGACCGGTCGATGAGGTCTCGCCCGACTCGGGGTCGGCCATCGTAAACGCCGAGTAACCGTCCTCGCCGCCGGTGCCCTTGCGAACCGTCGGACCGTCAACCACCAGGTCGGCGTGGTACTCCGCCCCCCAGGTGTCGCGAACACAGTGCACCGGCCATTGCCCACCGCCGGTCACGAAGTGTGGGGTGGCCGGCGGGTGCCAATCCTGGGAGTACACGACGAACGCACCGGCTGCAGTCGCCTCGGCGATTTCGACGTTGGTCGCCTTCACCACCTCGGGCCCACCCGAAACGAACAGCGAGCCACCCGGGTCTGCGAAATCATTCTGCACGTCGACGATTACCAATGCGGTGTGCTCGTCGTAGCGGGGCCGTAGATCATCCTCGGGCTCGGGCTCCAGCGGCGGTGCGCCCTGATCGGCGAACAGGCCACCGAGGTCGTCATCCGGGTTGGTCATGTTGAAGATTTGGCCCATTGCCCGAAGGTACCCGGTCGTACCGCAACGGGGACACGCGGCCGTAGGTTGCGGGGATGAGCGTTCCGCACACCGGCACCGGCGACAGGCTCCTCGGAGGCATCCTGTCGACCGACTTCTACCAACTGACCATGGCGCAGCTGTACTTCCGGGCTGGACTGGCCGACCGCCCGGCCCGTTTTGAGCACTTCTTCCGCAGCTACCCGGACTACGGACGGCACCAGGCCGGGTACTGCGTGGCCGCCGGGATGGCGCCGTTCGCCAAGTGGATGACCGACGCGCACCCCACCGACGCCGACCTGGAGGCGTTGCGGGGGCACCGCAGCTCCACGGGTCAGGCGTTGTTCGGCGACGACTTCCTGGGCTGGTTCGCCGACCTCGACTTCTCGGCGCTCACGCTGCACGCGGTGCCCGAGGGTCGTGTGGTTCACCCCAACACGCCGATCACCGTGGTGGAGGGCCCGCTGGCCGCCGCCCAACTGCTGGAGACCCCGCTGTTGAACCGGCTGAACTTTCCCACGCTGATCGCCACCAAAGCCGCCCGCGTCAGCGAATCGGCACTGGGCCGTCCCGTGCTGGAGTTCGGCATGCGTCGCGCCGCCGAGGCGGGCGCCGACGCGGCCACCCGGGCGGCATTGGTGGGCGGTGCCACCTCCACGTCCAACACCGCCGCCGGATACACCTGGGGGGTGGACCCGTCTGGAACCCACGCCCACTCGATGATCCAGGCCTACCTGGCGCTGGGCGAGGGCGAGCGGGCGGCGTTTCAGGCCTACGCCGACACCTACCCGGACGATTGCCTGCTACTCGTCGACACCGTCGACACGCTCGGCAGCGGCGTTCCCAACGCCATCGCCGTCTTTGAAGGTCTCCGCCGCCGGGGTCACCGACCGGTGGGGATTCGCCTGGATTCCGGCGACCTCGCCTACCTCGCCATCCAAGCCGCCCGGGCAGCTGAACCAGGCGGGCTTCGACGAGGCGACCATTGTCTTGTCCAGCCAACTGGACGAGCTCACGATCTGGCAGATCACCCATCAGATTCAGGAGGAGGCGTCCCATGCCGGGCTCGATGCCCAGGCGGTGATCAACCGCCTGGTGTTCGGCGTTGGTTCGCGCTTGGCCACCAGCGACGGGTCACCCAGCCTCGATGGCGTCTACAAGCTGGTGGCGCTGAAACGAGATGGTGCGTGGCAGCCCGCCATCAAACGATCTGACACGCCCGAGAAGGTGCTCAACCCGGGGACGAAACGTCTCTGGCGCGTCACCGATCAGCAGGGCATGGCTACCGCCGACGTGTTGTCCACCGCCGACGAAGCGCTCCTTCCCGGTGCCGCCATGGCGCTGCACCACCATTCGCGTGCAGATGTCTCCCGGGTGATTCGAGCCGAGGAGTGGGCCGGCGCTGACGAACTGCTTCAGCGGGTGATCGCTGACGGCGAGGTGGTGAGCGACGGCGGCATGGAAGCGCTGAACGACCTTGGGGTGATCTCTGAACGCCGGCGGGCCGACGTGGCCGCCCTCGGGCCCGGCGTTCGACGGTTGGTCAATCCGCACACGTACCACGTGTCCATCACCGAGTCGCTGTGGGATCTGAAACAGGAACTGCTGGCCAAGCTGGGGTAGGCGGAGCCCATTTCCCGGTGGCGTGGCGGTTGATCCTCGCGTCATCCCACACGAAGTCCACCCGTCCCCACTGGAACTTCCGCTGGCTGGGCGGCGGCTGAAACGACGTGCCCTCAAGGATCTCAGGGAACAGGAACTCCATGTCGCCGGCGGTCCCCGGCTGCTCGAAGCGCTGGTCGACCACGGCACGCAGCACCACCAACCAGGCCCAACACCGGCCCCTTGCCACTCGGCGACACTCCATCGCAGGGGAGATGCCGAACTTCCGCAACTGGGTTCGAGTGAGCAGCCCGTGCCGACACAACGCCGCCTGGTGGACAGGAGCCTCGTCGATCATCCCCCGAGCATGCGGCCCCGACCGCCGGGGTCAGCTCCAGCCGGTGCTGATGCCCAGCAGGTCCTCGACCGCGGCGATGTCACCGGCGAGGTCCACTCGCAGCCTCGAACGCAGGTCGTCATCCATCGGGTCGGACGGAGCATCGTTGCGGGGCGAGGTGTCCAACACCCGATGGCGGGGCAGGCCCAGTCGATCGGTGACCCGGTCGATGAAGGCCTGCGGGTCGTCGTAGAACACCTCGGCGGTCACCACCATCACCTGCTCGCGGCCATACGCGTCAAACCAACGCTGGAGCATCGGCGCATAGCGACCCTGATCGACGTAGCTCTGGTGACGATGTGCAAACGAGGTGACCGTCGGGTCGGCCAGGATGCGGGCCGCCTCCCCCTTTGTTCGGTCGGCCTCCGCCTCGATGGCGGCGGGAAAGCCGAGCGCCTCGCTATGGCGCCTGCGCTCCTTCCAGTGTGAGTAGGCCCGATCGATCGGGTTGCGGAGCACAGCCACCACGAGCGCGTCGGGCGCCACCTGCGCAGCTCGGACGGGGGCGAGCGGGTGATACAGGTCATACGGTGACGACTCACCGGTCGCCGGCGCGTACCCAAGCCGACCCTCGGCCCGGCGACGCGTTCGAGTAGATGCAAAGTGCGACAACCACCAGCGCTCGCCCCGGTGCCACTCCTCGGAAAAAAAGTAGGTGCCCTTGGAGTTGGGGGTGGGGAACTGGGTCAGCATGCCCGGATGCTCGGCCAAGTACTGCCAGAGCGAGGTGGTGCCACCCCGCTTGGAACCCACGATCAACAATTCGGGCGGGGGGCGCCGAGCGGCGGTGGCCCTTCCGTATCGACTGAGAACGGCCTTGGCCGCTGAGGCCAGGTGCGGACCCATGGGGTGCTGACGTACACGTTCTCGAGCCGCTCGCAAGGCTGACGGTGTCTCGACTTCCTGAGTGGGATCGGTACTCATATCGACCTCAGTCGGCTCCCGCCAGGATGGATTGAGGGTGACGGGCAAGGATCGGAGCCGGTTCCGCCGCCGGTGCCTCCTTGGCACGACGGCGGCCGGCGGCCCGCTCCCAGCGATCGCGTTGCACCAGCCCGGCCGCCACGCCCACGATTGGGAGCTGCGGCAGCAGCCCGTAGAACCCGAACTGCAGCAGGAAGATCACCAACACGACCGCTGACCAAACCTCCACGTCGCGGCGGGTGCGCAGCGCCGCCCAGGTGGTGCGCACCATCCAGTAGACGAACAGCGCAAGCGCAACAAAACCGTGGTTGTACATGATCCACCACACCAGGCCGTGGGTGCCGATCGGCGGGGTGCCCTCCTGTGGGGTCGGGGCACCCCACCCAATCAGCGGAGACTCCAGGGCACCACCCCAGGCATCCACGTACAGCGTGGCCCGCGACTCGTTTGAATCCGTCGCAGTCTCAATTTTGGTGAACACGAGGTCACCCAATGGCGAAAAGGCCAACAGCAGCGCCACCACCACCGCCAGGCCAACCGCCACCTTCGCACCGGTCCAATCGCCGCTCATCGCCCGGCGGGCCGCCCAGTAGACGAACAGCACTGCGATGGACATCCACAGACCACGATTGAACGAGAACGCCGTCGGCACGGTCGACAGCGCCAGCATCACCTGGCCGAAGCGACGCCGCCGTGCCAGTGGTGAACGCACGAATGCCCCGAAAAAGAACGGGAGGGTCAGGCCCATGGTGGAACCCCAGCCGTTGGCGAAGGCCATCGGCGCCGAGGGGCGGGCCAGGGTGTAACCCAAATAGTTGGTGACCTCCGCCAAGCGCAGGCTGCTGACGGAATCGATGAACCCGCTGGTGGCGACACCCTCGGGCAGGATCAGCTGCAGGCCACTCGGTGCGGTGAACGTGCCCGCAACCAACGCCAGATAACCGAACCCGACACAGCCGACGAAGATCAACCCCAGCCAGTACTGCACCACCTGGGTCGGCAGGCGTTGGCGGGGAACGTTTGCGAACCACACGAGGCAGGCCCAGAGCGAGGCCATGATCACCCAGCGGTAACCGAACAGCATCAGCCCCTGGGCCTCTTCGATATGGACTCCCGAGAGCCCCACGATGACGAGGAACCCGCTCAGAGCGACAGCGCCGGTGGGCACTCGGAAGCGGGACGGTCGAGCCAGGATCACCGGCCCGAACGCAACTGCCGGCAGCACCCACACGAACGGGTACAGGCCAAGCAGCCACAACACCGGCATGCCGAGCGACCATAAGGCCACGGGCCACCCGATGGACAGATACCTCCGGGCACTGAACGAACGGTCCGAGCACTCATCGGTGCTGCGCCTTCGCTGGGGCGCCAATGACCATGTGGTGTTCCCAGGCGGTCGCGGTTGCGAACGGGCGGCATGCTCGAAGCACTCGACCCGGACCGGCACAGGTTCCGCGCCTGACCGGCGCCGCTCAGCCACGATGGGCGACCGTGTCATGCGGCACCGGCGACACCAGCGCCTCCAAGGCGGCAGAGATGCGAATCCCCCCTGGCGTTGGGGCCGAGCTCAGGGGTGTCACCGAACACCAACCAGGTTGGACCATCACACGGTCAAGTTGGGCTCGCAGTTCGGATTCGGTATTGGCACCAAGCGTCACGCCCCGCTCTACGAGAACCTTGGCAAACGCCACCTGGTGCCCATCGACGTGCTCACCCATCTCGTCGTTGCGCGGCACGACCAGCGGCTTCACCCCGGCACGCAACGCATCCATCACGGTGCCCGGCCCCGCAGCACACACCACCGCATCCGCACGGGACATCAGATCCAACAGTTCGTCAAAGTCCAAGGCCTCCGGGCAGTACGCGACCCCACCTGGATGCGGGGCGGTGCCTCGCTGAATCACCACCTGGGCATCGTCGGCATGATCGTCGGCCCAGCGGCCGGCCCATGTCACCAGCCGACCGAACCGGTGGCTGTCGGTGCCCACCGTGACCACAACCAATGCCGGGTGTGAACCGGCGCGGCGCATTGCGACGTCGTCCTCAGCCCCGTTTGGACCGCGTGGGTTGACGGCGACGATCGGCGCATCGGGCCAGATCGTGCCCATCACCTGAGCGTTCGGATAGAGCGAACCCTGCTCCGGCCACTGCACCAACACCGCGTCGCTGACCCGACGCACGAGGCGGCCGGTCATCGTCGTCGAGTCGATGCGGTCATACACCTCCAGGTAGGCGGTCTTGATCCCCATCAACCGACCCAGCCAGAAGAAGGGCACCGCCACACCCGCACCGGTGGACACGATCAGGTCGGGCCGCCGGCGCCGCAGTTCCCGCCAGGCCATCACCAGGTTGCGAGCCAGGTTGGGCAGATTGCGCGCGGTCGGGTGATGCGCCCACACGACCTCCTCGCCCCGCAACCGCGACACGACATCAGGCAAGTCGAAGCTGACCCACACCCGCCGGTGCCGTTGCCAGAACCCACTCAGCTCCAGCAGGTGGGAGAGGTGCCCACCGGAGGACGTCACCAACATCACCAACGCCTCGGTGCCGTCCGGACGCTTTCGGCCGCGACGAATCGCCACCGTCAGACCCTCGGCGCGCAGGCGTGGCGGCTCGGCATCGAACCCGAGGTTGCGCATCGTGCGGTCACAGTGCCACCACACCGGAGAGGTGCGCGTTGATGGAACGGAGGCTCTCGACGGTGGCAGTCAGTTCCTTGCGGTCGGCCGACTCCGATTCGACGGTCACCAGCACGCCGTCCACCTGCGGTGCCAAAGCAAGAGCGTCGGCGTAATCGGTGGGCGAAGGCGCGATCAGAACAACCTGATCGAAGGCGACCCCATTGGGGTCGGTCAACGCGTCCTTGAGGCCCGAGAAGCGGAACAGTTGATCGCGTGCCTCCGCGCGTGACCCCACCGGCAACAGATAGAGGCCCTGACAACCGGGGATTTCCAGCACGGCGTCCTCCAGCCTGGCCGTGTTGGCCAACACCTCACCGAGCCCGGGCCCTCGGGGGACCGAGAAGTAGGCACCCAACGTGTCCTGGCGCAGGTTCGACCAGATCAACAGCACCCGGCTGCCCTCGCGGCCGAGGGTGACGGCCAGGTTCGCTGCGACCTCCTCAGCGGGGGCAGAACCCGCTGACGTCACCAGGAGGAACCTGGGCCCCGGGCCCTCCCAGCCTCCCAGTCGGAGGGCCAGGCGACGGTAGCTCTCGGCCTCGGCACCGTTGCCGTTGCCGGCCACCTCCACCCCGGGGGCATGGCGGCTGGCGGCGCGTCCGTACCACTCACCAAACCACTCCTTGTTGTCATCGTCGGCATCATCGTCGGTGGTGATCACGTTGACCGGGGTGGCCCCGACCAGCTCCTGGATGTCCTGGCTGCTGTGGACCCTCGGGTCGGTGCGGTCACGAATGAGCGCCACGAGGAACCCGACAACCAAGGCTGCGGCGACAACCCCGACGAGTACCACAGGTGCCCCCAGGCTGGTGCTGTCCACCGGC
Above is a genomic segment from Candidatus Microthrix parvicella Bio17-1 containing:
- a CDS encoding ABC transporter ATP-binding protein, which encodes MSEFPVPPTGSTPYSSSVPGGSGVATDAPAAHSVGATKAYGAGDTQVLALNDVTVAFPSARFTAIMGPSGSGKSTLMHCMAGLDTLTAGQVFIGDTDLSTLSDKERTLLRREQVGFVFQAFNLIPTLTASENITLPLDLGGTKPDQGWLDTVIGTVGLTDRLSHRPSELSGGQQQRVAVARAMATRPQIIFADEPTGNLDSTSGAEVLSFMRSAVDDYGQTVVMVTHDPVAASYAHQVIFLVDGRVVGDLQQPTAESVLDRMKGLGN
- a CDS encoding FtsX-like permease family protein encodes the protein MIRIALTGLRGHRTRLALSALAVVLGVAFLSGIQLLGNTLTETATGLISSTLEGTDAVVRSTSVQTSAFAEVRQTVPADLVDDVDDVDGVAGVAGVVQGFGRVIGPGGEPIDSGLVPTLVTNWIADPQLAQGALVVGRPPKKPTEIVLDPRTAADEHIRVGDTMSLQGAVGLRSYQVVGIGGLGPTGEDNIGARVVFLSSEQAMEFTGADGQFAFVTLRAAPGVGQQGLADRVNDSLPPGYEAVTGERYVADTQKQAGGALGLLTQLVSVFGYVGLFVGGIIIANTFSILITQRTRELALMRACGASRAQVLGSIMIEATLVGVLGSIVGLGIGVVGVIGLLQLVGNLITLPTTVPTLTPLVVFGSLIVGVATTVAASMVPGWRATRISPVAALGEVAEDRGRGSVTRRLLGMVMALGGLAAGSLALFAIDANARLTLVAGDPAAGTAATAVNLRTVVFSVSAAITLLSFLVVGPVVVGPVGRIIGWPLRLGGGPVGHIAGENARRNPSRTTATAAALTIGVAIATTLAVFVASLVGSVKAGFSDQLRGQIVVSSGLGGATSGGLPEGVMGDVAATSGVDTLARVRFIPATVTGVDGNPTGGGSVSGVDPKPFFSLVKVPLIGGTAASLTPGTVAVDADTARANAWAVGDSISVFYPQVGAVEYPISLLFEGPIGTASFLMPMENLDDVTAVAFRQDALYYISVTPGSDPTVVADRIDGELRRVAPAAKAQLVPQWLDDTVATFNLALNLVYVMLGFTVLLSLFGIVNTLYLSIYERTRELGLLRSVGATRVQVRRLVLAESVIMASIGTSVGITLGVWFGAGLFTVLSGNIAAATIHVPWVQLVVLGLGGAIAGMAAGWWPAGRAARRPILSAIGYE
- a CDS encoding pyridoxamine 5'-phosphate oxidase family protein codes for the protein MIDPKNVPAEVLGFLVERHLATLTTLLPDGSLHSVAVGFTWDDAAGLARVITFAPSRKARNLVDGGRASVCQVDGGRFLSLEGPAVVTSEPDRVAEGVNRYAERYRQPKERDDRVVIEIAVENIRGRA
- a CDS encoding isochorismatase family protein; the protein is MGQIFNMTNPDDDLGGLFADQGAPPLEPEPEDDLRPRYDEHTALVIVDVQNDFADPGGSLFVSGGPEVVKATNVEIAEATAAGAFVVYSQDWHPPATPHFVTGGGQWPVHCVRDTWGAEYHADLVVDGPTVRKGTGGEDGYSAFTMADPESGETSSTGLADLLEERHIERVVVVGLALDVCVKATALDAHSLGFTTTLVRAASAPVVESDGERTVATLARIGVAIA
- a CDS encoding sulfotransferase domain-containing protein — its product is MGPHLASAAKAVLSRYGRATAARRPPPELLIVGSKRGGTTSLWQYLAEHPGMLTQFPTPNSKGTYFFSEEWHRGERWWLSHFASTRTRRRAEGRLGYAPATGESSPYDLYHPLAPVRAAQVAPDALVVAVLRNPIDRAYSHWKERRRHSEALGFPAAIEAEADRTKGEAARILADPTVTSFAHRHQSYVDQGRYAPMLQRWFDAYGREQVMVVTAEVFYDDPQAFIDRVTDRLGLPRHRVLDTSPRNDAPSDPMDDDLRSRLRVDLAGDIAAVEDLLGISTGWS
- a CDS encoding O-antigen ligase family protein, which produces MALWSLGMPVLWLLGLYPFVWVLPAVAFGPVILARPSRFRVPTGAVALSGFLVIVGLSGVHIEEAQGLMLFGYRWVIMASLWACLVWFANVPRQRLPTQVVQYWLGLIFVGCVGFGYLALVAGTFTAPSGLQLILPEGVATSGFIDSVSSLRLAEVTNYLGYTLARPSAPMAFANGWGSTMGLTLPFFFGAFVRSPLARRRRFGQVMLALSTVPTAFSFNRGLWMSIAVLFVYWAARRAMSGDWTGAKVAVGLAVVVALLLAFSPLGDLVFTKIETATDSNESRATLYVDAWGGALESPLIGWGAPTPQEGTPPIGTHGLVWWIMYNHGFVALALFVYWMVRTTWAALRTRRDVEVWSAVVLVIFLLQFGFYGLLPQLPIVGVAAGLVQRDRWERAAGRRRAKEAPAAEPAPILARHPQSILAGAD
- a CDS encoding glycosyltransferase encodes the protein MGTIWPDAPIVAVNPRGPNGAEDDVAMRRAGSHPALVVVTVGTDSHRFGRLVTWAGRWADDHADDAQVVIQRGTAPHPGGVAYCPEALDFDELLDLMSRADAVVCAAGPGTVMDALRAGVKPLVVPRNDEMGEHVDGHQVAFAKVLVERGVTLGANTESELRAQLDRVMVQPGWCSVTPLSSAPTPGGIRISAALEALVSPVPHDTVAHRG